In a genomic window of Amblyomma americanum isolate KBUSLIRL-KWMA chromosome 4, ASM5285725v1, whole genome shotgun sequence:
- the LOC144128746 gene encoding nuclear receptor-interacting protein 3-like: MSGTDDDFDICLAAFKRQRIRAQRKASAALQSLVRMRTSDLRGQVNGFPTRLINSVNGSSLDESASLKRMHVPPMVNCECNGVSVCALLNTSCAFSTMSEHTVRRLRLGDQVVAWKQAPAETLHQRLLSPRGPVRGCVKYVDLAFGSWKQVYEFAVVEEGFPEVSLGIDFLRRSQCLINFEAAVLLVGGARGEKVQLLSAKDISSQSMAALARTSAL; encoded by the exons ATGAGCGGCACGGACGATGACTTCGACATATGCCTGGCCGCATTCAAAAGACAGCGCATTCGCGCGCAACGCAAGGCGTCCGCAGCCTTACAGTCCCTGGTTCGTATGCGAA CGAGTGATCTCCGTGGTCAAGTCAACGGTTTTCCCACGAGGCTTATAAACAGCGTCAATGGGTCCTCGCTCGATGAGAGCGCATCCCTCAAGAGAATGCACGTTCCGCCAATGGTGAACTGTGAG TGCAACGGCGTCAGCGTGTGCGCTCTCCTGAATACGTCCTGCGCCTTCTCCACAATGTCCGAGCACACCGTGCGCCGTCTGAG GCTGGGAGACCAGGTGGTGGCTTGGAAGCAGGCTCCAGCCGAGACCTTGCACCAGCGCCTGCTCTCTCCCAGGGGTCCCGTCAGGGGCTGCGTCAAGTACGTGGACCTGGCCTTCGGCTCCTGGAAGCAGGTCTACGAGTTTGCAGTGG tGGAGGAAGGTTTTCCTGAAGTCAGCCTTGGAATAGACTTCCTAAGGAGATCACAA TGCCTGATCAACTTCGAAGCTGCAGTGCTATTGGTTGGAGGAGCCAGGGGTGAGAAAGTACAACTTCTCAGCGCCAAGGACATATCTTCTCAAAGCATGGCAGCGTTAGCAAGAACCAGTGCTTTATAG